ggattttgataaaatttcaaaaaatttgaaaatactgtttaatgcatagttgcatcttcactaacatatgatgatgttcaaagaggtttggagcttttgttgtctccgtttttcaaagaaatagtttttttttttgtcaccaaCTAACATTCATTCATAACTCTAGTTTGGTGGGGGCATTAAAGCCACAACCACCTCTTGTTCATACAATCTTAAGGCATTTTTGGCCAGTAAATCAGCCTCCTCATTCCTCTCTCTCGAGATCCAACCAAATACAACATCATCAAAAGCACTAGCAATAATGTGGATATCTTCCACAATTCCATACAGCTCCAAGGGGGGGTTATCACCATTGATAGCCGAAATCAGCTGGCTCGAATCCGATTCAAACAATGCTTCCTTCACTCCATGGGAGCTGCAAGTAGCTACCGCTTCCTTCAGCGCTAAGCCTTCTGCAACTAGGGCTGAGGGAGTAAAACCCAATCCCTTCTTTAGCATGGTCCTCTGTTCTCGCGATGTTCCGTCCACCCTAGCCCTGCATTTTTTGTGGTCTCTGACCACGCAGCGTCCGACCGAGCTATCGTACCAAAGCGCACGAGACGTCTGCTCCGGGCTCTTTGGCTACATTTAGCTTTCTTTCCTGCGCTGAGCCCACTCTTTTGCTGCAACTATTGCCTGCGATAGTATGTCTGCCGGAGTCCCATCGAAGTTCTCAAAGACATACCTGTTCCTGCTTTCCACAAACCCCATATATCCAAGGAACAATCGGAGAGGAAGATAAACCTGTTGGGGGGAGGCACTTCTGCGCCTGGAACTCAGTCCAGTCAGCTCTCAAATCTGTCAATCCGCTAATTCCAAACCGTCCGTCGAGAGGAGCGAGATCCCACACTTCCCGAGCAAACGGACAATGGAAAATAAGATGATTGATAGATTCTGAGTTCCCGCACCGCTTACAGGCGGGGTTGAGTTTTATGTCTGGCCAGCAGTCTCTCTCCTACCGGGAGGATCCCCCTCAGACACTTCCACATAAACATCTTCACCTTCGGGGCCACTGCCAAATTCCAAACCGTCTTCTTCCAATCAAACTCCGGGGTAGGCTCTCCTTCTAGAATCTCATCTGTTACTTCGCCATGGCGGTAAAATATTCCTGACTTGACCGAGTACTCCCCTGTTCTTGTTCCTAACCATTTTAACGCATCAGGTGCTCCTTTAGTACTAGGTTGAAGGTTGAGAATCCTTTCTTCTTCAAACGG
This Brassica napus cultivar Da-Ae unplaced genomic scaffold, Da-Ae ScsIHWf_3163;HRSCAF=3988, whole genome shotgun sequence DNA region includes the following protein-coding sequences:
- the LOC125603339 gene encoding uncharacterized protein LOC125603339, which encodes MTLPKSNGGLGIRDIQAFNDAYLAKISWRLKENPDCLLGRILLSKYCPDGNLLTCSAPSAASHGWQSILVGRDLLAKNLGWIVGNGDSIKVWDDAWLTLDAPGDRRWNRGLIQTILPFEEERILNLQPSTKGAPDALKWLGTRTGEYSVKSGIFYRHGEVTDEILEGEPTPEFDWKKTVWNLAVAPKERDCWPDIKLNPACKRCGNSESINHLIFHCPFAREVWDLAPLDGRFGISGLTDLRADWTEFQAQKCLPPTGLSSSPIVPWIYGVCGKQEQPKSPEQTSRALWYDSSVGRCVVRDHKKCRARVDGTSREQRTMLKKGLGFTPSALVAEGLALKEAVATCSSHGVKEALFESDSSQLISAINGDNPPLELYGIVEDIHIIASAFDDVVFGWISRERNEEADLLAKNALRLYEQEVVVALMPPPN